The Mytilus edulis chromosome 12, xbMytEdul2.2, whole genome shotgun sequence genome contains a region encoding:
- the LOC139499162 gene encoding uncharacterized protein, whose translation MRNDATCGCDSSQGYIFVTTPKHNCYCIPSQEDCSCHKLSCNDKDTLCPFIGSAVRNVSCPKIVIRPSTQKNESLTSVDRFTDGRSSYYEGRTYRLTCVYFSKALIIVMISVLAVIGLLEWNDVLYIDRSTDNNTTVQLLVDQDVSDNLLNETEGDSIEIERLQKEKNRILMGELLSGDENGYIKFLTFLKGYSEYDDLVYGIENTVVTDDDRIAFQNCQRNT comes from the exons ATGAGAAATGATGCAACTTGTGGATGCGATTCTTCACAAGGGTACATATTTGTCACCACGCCAAAACACAACTGCTATTGTATACCATCACAAGAAGATTGCTCCTGTCACAAACTTTCATGTAATGATAAAG ATACACTATGTCCTTTTATTGGTTCTGCTGTTCGGAATGTATCTTGTCCAAAAATTGTTATCAGACC GTCAACACAAAAGAATGAGTCCTTAACATCAGTAGACAGATTTACCGACGGTAGAAGTAGTTATTATGAAG GAAGAACATATAGATTAACATGTGTTTACTTCAGCAAAGCATTAATAATTGTTATGATCTCTGTTTTAGCGGTAATTG GATTGTTAGAGTGGAATGATGTTTTATATATCGATCGTTCAACAGATAACAACACAACAGTACAATTATTGGTAGATCAAGATGTATCTgataatttgttgaatgaaacgGAAGGCGATTCGATAGAAATTGAACgattacaaaaagaaaagaataggATCTTAATGGGAGAACTTTTATCTGGAGACGAAAACGGTTATATCAAATTTCTAACATTTCTAAAAGGATATTCGGAATATGATGACCTCGTTTATGGAATAGAAAACACAGTTGTAACAGATGACGATAGGATAGCATTTCAAAATTGTCAAAGGAACACTTAA